In the Qipengyuania pelagi genome, one interval contains:
- the sppA gene encoding signal peptide peptidase SppA: MKFAGRVWRLLVGIKDGLVLVFMLLFFFALYAVLTARPSPAQVREGALVLALDGVVVEERTPIDPFQALLSGAAPVGEYQARDLVRALDAAASDERITAVVLDLDSFLGGGQVHLQDIGEAIDRVRAADKPVLSFATAYADDALLLASHASEIWVDPLGGAAIAGPGGGNLYYGQLLENLDVNARVYRVGTYKSAVEPYLRNTMSDEARENYAALYGALWGEWQAHVKKARPKADITLATRDPQAWLAASNGDPASAALAAGLVDKLGSRDEFEARVVEVVGADDWSSERNAYPATELDPWLEDTEPAADGGTIGVVTIAGQIVDGDAGPGTAGGTRIADLLDEALNDDLSALVVRVDSPGGSVLASEEIRRAILRHKANDIPIAVSMANVAASGGYWVSTPADRIFAEPETITGSIGIFAVIPTFENLAARIGVSTDGVRTTPLSGQPDLIGGFTPEVDAMIQSGIEDGYRDFLTRVSQARNLSMEQADRIGQGRVWDGGAARQIGLVDQYGSLQTAIDWAAKEAGLEDGGWHVAYLGDEPGTYDTLLRQWLIGDESEARADMTALFARRQQALAGRIEADLDRLLTTQGAQVYCLECPQTPTAKTARVDGMGGELNGWLGRLARLILD; this comes from the coding sequence ATGAAATTCGCAGGCCGGGTGTGGCGCTTGCTGGTGGGGATCAAGGACGGACTGGTGCTCGTCTTCATGCTGCTGTTCTTCTTCGCGCTCTATGCCGTGCTGACCGCGCGGCCCAGCCCCGCGCAGGTCCGCGAAGGCGCGCTGGTCCTCGCGCTAGACGGGGTGGTGGTCGAGGAACGCACCCCGATCGATCCGTTCCAGGCGCTGCTGTCGGGCGCCGCGCCGGTCGGTGAATATCAGGCGCGCGACCTCGTGCGCGCGCTTGACGCGGCGGCGAGCGACGAGCGGATCACCGCGGTCGTGCTCGATCTCGACAGCTTCTTGGGCGGTGGACAGGTCCATCTGCAGGATATCGGCGAGGCGATCGACCGGGTGCGCGCAGCGGACAAGCCGGTGCTGAGCTTCGCCACCGCCTATGCCGACGATGCCCTGCTGCTCGCCAGCCATGCCAGCGAGATCTGGGTCGACCCGCTGGGCGGCGCGGCCATTGCCGGGCCGGGCGGCGGCAATCTCTATTACGGGCAATTGCTCGAAAATCTCGACGTCAACGCCCGCGTCTATCGCGTCGGCACCTATAAGAGCGCGGTCGAACCCTATCTGCGCAACACCATGTCGGACGAGGCGCGCGAGAATTACGCCGCGCTCTACGGCGCGCTGTGGGGCGAATGGCAGGCGCATGTGAAGAAGGCGCGGCCCAAAGCCGATATCACGCTCGCCACGCGCGATCCGCAGGCGTGGCTGGCTGCGTCGAATGGCGATCCGGCCAGCGCCGCGCTCGCTGCCGGGCTGGTCGACAAGCTCGGCAGCCGCGACGAATTCGAAGCGCGGGTGGTGGAAGTGGTCGGCGCGGACGATTGGTCCAGCGAGCGCAACGCCTATCCGGCCACCGAGCTCGACCCCTGGCTCGAGGATACGGAGCCCGCGGCGGATGGCGGCACGATCGGCGTGGTCACCATTGCGGGCCAGATCGTCGACGGGGACGCGGGTCCGGGCACGGCGGGCGGGACGCGCATCGCCGACCTGCTCGACGAAGCGCTGAACGACGATCTTTCGGCTCTGGTCGTGCGGGTCGATTCGCCCGGCGGATCGGTGCTGGCGAGCGAGGAAATTCGCCGCGCGATCCTGCGGCACAAGGCGAACGACATCCCGATCGCGGTCTCGATGGCGAATGTCGCGGCGAGCGGCGGATATTGGGTCTCGACCCCCGCCGACCGCATCTTCGCCGAGCCGGAGACGATCACCGGATCGATCGGCATCTTCGCCGTGATCCCGACTTTCGAAAATCTCGCAGCGCGCATCGGCGTTTCGACCGATGGCGTGCGCACCACGCCGCTTTCGGGCCAGCCGGACCTGATCGGCGGCTTCACCCCCGAAGTCGATGCGATGATCCAGTCGGGGATCGAGGACGGCTATCGCGATTTCCTCACCCGCGTGTCGCAGGCGCGCAATCTCAGCATGGAACAAGCGGACCGCATCGGTCAGGGCCGGGTCTGGGACGGCGGTGCGGCGCGCCAGATCGGCCTGGTCGACCAGTATGGCAGTCTCCAGACCGCGATCGACTGGGCCGCGAAGGAAGCGGGCCTCGAGGACGGCGGCTGGCACGTCGCCTATCTGGGTGACGAGCCCGGCACCTACGATACCCTTCTGCGCCAGTGGCTGATCGGTGATGAAAGCGAGGCGCGGGCCGACATGACCGCCCTGTTCGCGCGCCGCCAGCAGGCGCTCGCCGGGAGGATCGAGGCCGATCTCGATCGCCTGCTCACCACGCAGGGCGCGCAGGTCTACTGCCTCGAATGCCCGCAGACACCGACCGCCAAAACGGCCCGTGTTGACGGGATGGGTGGCGAGCTGAATGGTTGGCTGGGCAGGCTGGCCAGACTGATCCTCGATTGA
- a CDS encoding aspartate carbamoyltransferase catalytic subunit, with translation MASSGVPSSQNRYPAGRLAFPHRDLTGIAQLERHEILFLLDEAEQWVDLNRKRHKHHDTLAGLTIINAFFENSTRTLLSFEIAGKRLGADVVNMHAATSSVKKGETLIDTAITLNAMRADGIVIRHGSSGATQLIAGLVDCPVLNAGDGQHEHPTQALLDALALREALADRGEPSEDFTGLTVTICGDILHSRVARSNLLCLQALGASVRLCAPPALMPQGIERMGAEVFHDFDRALKGADVVMMLRLQTERMSGQFIPSAREYHHLYGLTKQRLDNAAPEALVMHPGPMNRGVEIDSDVADMLDRSIITRQVEMGVAIRMACLDVLTRKARGVEGWA, from the coding sequence ATGGCATCGTCCGGCGTCCCTTCCTCCCAAAACCGCTATCCTGCGGGTCGGCTCGCCTTCCCGCATCGCGACCTCACCGGCATCGCGCAGCTGGAGCGGCACGAAATCCTGTTCCTGCTCGACGAGGCGGAACAATGGGTCGATTTGAACCGCAAGCGGCACAAGCATCACGATACGCTCGCCGGGCTGACGATCATCAATGCCTTTTTCGAGAATTCCACCCGCACGCTCCTGAGCTTCGAGATCGCGGGCAAAAGATTGGGCGCGGATGTCGTGAACATGCACGCCGCCACCAGCAGCGTGAAGAAGGGCGAGACGCTGATCGATACCGCGATCACGCTTAACGCCATGCGCGCCGACGGGATCGTGATCCGCCACGGATCGAGCGGGGCGACCCAGCTGATCGCGGGGCTGGTCGATTGTCCGGTCCTCAATGCGGGCGACGGGCAGCACGAGCATCCGACCCAGGCCCTGCTCGACGCTCTGGCCCTGCGCGAGGCGCTGGCCGACCGGGGCGAGCCGAGCGAGGATTTCACCGGGCTGACCGTGACGATCTGCGGCGACATCCTGCACAGCCGCGTCGCGCGCTCGAACCTTCTGTGCCTTCAGGCTCTGGGCGCGAGCGTGCGGCTGTGCGCGCCGCCCGCGCTGATGCCGCAGGGGATCGAACGGATGGGGGCGGAAGTATTCCACGATTTCGACCGGGCGCTGAAAGGCGCCGACGTGGTGATGATGCTGCGCCTCCAGACCGAGCGGATGAGCGGCCAGTTCATCCCCTCCGCGCGCGAATATCATCACCTTTACGGGCTGACGAAGCAGCGGCTCGACAATGCCGCGCCCGAAGCGTTGGTCATGCATCCCGGCCCGATGAATCGCGGGGTCGAGATCGACAGCGACGTCGCCGATATGCTCGATCGTTCGATCATCACCCGGCAGGTCGAAATGGGCGTGGCGATCCGCATGGCCTGTCTCGACGTGCTGACCCGAAAGGCGCGCGGCGTGGAGGGATGGGCGTGA
- a CDS encoding dihydroorotase, translating into MGVKQAKPITIAGGRLVLPDGLREGTIRLVDGRIAALGDVAPQDGYEVVQARGSLVAPGLVDYGVFAVDKPAFHFGGITRAALMPDQSPPLDLPSRVAHISKSGKPDFWVHPLAAATRGLEGESLAEAALMRAAGARGIATGRRWIGDSGVMLRLLRYAAMLDLPVVAHAEDGALAADAVATAGEMATRLGLPSAPAEAETLAIARDLALAEIAGARIHFRQVTTRAGIALIREAKARGAKVTAGVTPAHFMLSDLAIADFRSFMRLSPPLRPEDDREAVIEGIADGTIDIVSSGHDPRGAEDKRLPFADAEPGMAGAETLLAMLLTLERDGRIDMARVFDLCATAPARLLGVEAGVLAQGYEADIALIDPEKPWIVDRRKMEASAGNTPFDGQPTQGRVTALFKGGVAVKL; encoded by the coding sequence ATGGGCGTGAAGCAGGCCAAGCCGATCACGATCGCGGGCGGCAGGCTGGTCCTGCCCGATGGGCTCCGCGAAGGCACGATCAGGCTGGTCGACGGGCGGATCGCGGCGCTGGGCGATGTCGCGCCGCAGGACGGTTACGAGGTGGTGCAGGCGCGCGGAAGTCTCGTCGCGCCGGGTCTGGTCGATTACGGCGTGTTCGCGGTCGACAAGCCGGCCTTCCATTTCGGCGGGATCACGCGCGCCGCGCTGATGCCCGACCAGTCCCCGCCGCTCGATCTGCCGAGCCGGGTGGCCCATATCTCGAAAAGCGGGAAGCCCGATTTCTGGGTCCACCCGCTTGCCGCCGCGACGCGCGGGCTCGAAGGGGAATCGCTCGCCGAAGCGGCGCTGATGCGCGCGGCGGGCGCGCGCGGGATTGCGACCGGGCGGCGCTGGATCGGCGATTCGGGCGTGATGCTGCGGCTCCTGCGCTATGCCGCCATGCTGGACCTGCCCGTGGTGGCCCATGCCGAAGACGGCGCGCTGGCCGCTGATGCGGTGGCGACCGCAGGCGAGATGGCGACCCGACTGGGATTGCCGAGCGCGCCTGCCGAAGCCGAGACTCTGGCGATCGCGCGCGATCTGGCGCTCGCCGAGATCGCGGGCGCGCGCATCCATTTCCGCCAGGTGACGACGCGCGCGGGGATCGCCCTGATCCGCGAAGCGAAGGCGCGCGGCGCGAAGGTGACCGCGGGGGTGACGCCCGCCCATTTCATGCTGTCCGATCTCGCCATCGCGGATTTCCGCAGCTTCATGCGCCTGTCTCCGCCGCTGAGGCCCGAGGACGATCGCGAGGCGGTGATCGAGGGGATTGCGGACGGGACGATCGATATCGTCTCCAGCGGCCACGATCCACGCGGCGCGGAGGACAAGCGCCTCCCCTTCGCCGACGCCGAACCGGGGATGGCGGGGGCCGAGACCCTGCTCGCCATGCTTTTGACGCTGGAGCGGGACGGACGGATCGACATGGCGCGCGTCTTCGACCTCTGCGCCACTGCGCCCGCGCGCCTGCTGGGTGTCGAGGCCGGGGTGCTGGCCCAGGGATACGAGGCGGATATCGCGCTGATCGATCCCGAGAAGCCCTGGATCGTCGATCGGCGCAAGATGGAAGCGAGCGCGGGCAACACGCCCTTCGACGGTCAGCCGACGCAGGGCCGGGTGACCGCTCTGTTCAAAGGCGGTGTCGCGGTAAAGCTCTAG
- a CDS encoding SPOR domain-containing protein, whose protein sequence is MTIDRTARMVGLTLTTALASATLMGCSAKVAPPASVSAVKAEDALAKGKSDKAVSFAESAVLASPRDAGLRELLGAAYIEAGRFESAAATLDEALQLGAASPRTIVSLALAQIASGQQAAALATLDTHETDLDPADFGLAIALAGQPQRGVLVLANQLRFGENSAKVRQNLAYAYALQGDWRAARLMAAEDVPADKVGERMAHWGQMANPVYFRHRVADLLGVDMVQDPGQPARLALANHPSVNQLAAESATSAPAPKPAFAANGELPPLNAAEAVPAAPKSAPKAAPGTIARPVAHSVAAAFEAPQARPVERVSAPAPARVATSAPAVARTAAPSAPSTGFVAERGDYRVQLGSYFSMSDAQQAWKIFQQRHPELAGAEKVITKAKVKGKMYYRVAASGYAEASARNLCSLVKKGGGGCIAYAANNPLPGALETNVRMASR, encoded by the coding sequence ATGACTATCGATCGGACCGCCCGCATGGTGGGCCTGACGCTGACCACCGCACTTGCAAGCGCCACGCTGATGGGATGCAGCGCCAAGGTCGCGCCGCCCGCTTCCGTTTCGGCGGTCAAGGCCGAAGACGCGCTCGCCAAGGGCAAGAGCGACAAGGCGGTCAGCTTCGCGGAAAGCGCCGTGCTGGCATCGCCACGCGATGCAGGTCTGCGCGAATTGCTCGGCGCCGCCTATATCGAGGCCGGACGGTTCGAATCGGCCGCCGCGACGCTCGACGAAGCGCTGCAACTGGGCGCGGCATCCCCGCGCACGATCGTCTCGCTCGCCCTCGCCCAGATCGCCAGCGGACAGCAGGCCGCCGCCCTCGCCACGCTGGATACGCACGAGACGGATCTCGATCCGGCGGATTTCGGCCTCGCCATCGCTTTGGCGGGCCAGCCGCAGCGCGGCGTCCTCGTGCTCGCCAACCAGCTTCGCTTCGGCGAAAACTCCGCCAAGGTGCGCCAGAACCTCGCTTACGCCTATGCGCTACAGGGCGATTGGCGCGCGGCGCGGCTGATGGCGGCAGAAGACGTCCCCGCCGACAAGGTGGGCGAACGCATGGCGCATTGGGGCCAGATGGCGAACCCCGTCTATTTCCGCCATCGCGTCGCCGACCTGCTCGGCGTCGACATGGTGCAGGACCCCGGCCAGCCGGCGCGCCTCGCCCTCGCCAACCATCCCAGCGTCAACCAGCTGGCAGCGGAATCTGCCACGTCTGCTCCGGCGCCGAAGCCAGCTTTTGCCGCGAACGGTGAATTGCCGCCGCTGAATGCGGCTGAGGCGGTGCCCGCTGCGCCGAAGTCCGCACCCAAAGCCGCACCCGGCACGATCGCGCGCCCCGTCGCGCATTCGGTGGCCGCGGCCTTCGAAGCCCCGCAAGCCCGCCCGGTCGAGCGCGTTTCCGCGCCCGCTCCGGCGCGCGTCGCAACGTCGGCCCCGGCCGTCGCTCGCACCGCTGCGCCGAGCGCTCCGAGCACCGGCTTCGTGGCCGAGCGCGGCGATTATCGCGTCCAACTCGGCAGCTATTTCTCGATGTCGGATGCGCAGCAGGCCTGGAAGATCTTCCAGCAGCGCCATCCCGAACTGGCAGGCGCGGAGAAGGTCATCACCAAGGCCAAGGTCAAGGGTAAGATGTATTACCGCGTCGCCGCCTCGGGCTATGCCGAAGCGAGCGCGCGCAACCTGTGTTCGCTGGTCAAGAAGGGTGGCGGCGGCTGCATCGCCTATGCGGCCAACAATCCGCTGCCCGGCGCACTCGAAACCAATGTGCGGATGGCGTCCCGGTAA
- a CDS encoding ParA family protein produces the protein MRVLALASQKGGSGKTTLSGHLAVQAQRAGAGPVVLIDIDPQGSLADWWNEREAEYPAFAQTTVARLAGDLVMLRQQGFKLAVIDTPPAITMAIQSVISVAELIVVPTRPSPHDLRAVGATVDLCERAGKPLVFVVNGATPKARITSEAAVALSQHGTVAPITLHHRTDFAASMIDGRTVMEVDPESRSAAEVTALWKYVSDRLEKNFRRTVFAAPNMQSAMPSAHRPQGGFGRRVAQ, from the coding sequence TTGCGTGTACTGGCATTGGCATCGCAAAAGGGCGGATCGGGCAAGACGACCCTGTCCGGCCACCTAGCCGTGCAGGCGCAGCGTGCGGGCGCGGGGCCCGTGGTGCTGATCGACATCGACCCGCAGGGCTCGCTGGCCGATTGGTGGAACGAGCGCGAGGCGGAATATCCCGCCTTCGCCCAGACCACCGTGGCCCGGCTCGCCGGCGATCTCGTGATGCTGCGCCAGCAGGGCTTCAAGCTCGCCGTGATCGACACGCCGCCCGCCATCACCATGGCCATCCAGTCCGTGATCTCGGTCGCCGAACTGATCGTCGTGCCCACCCGGCCTTCTCCCCACGATCTGCGCGCCGTGGGCGCGACGGTCGATCTGTGCGAACGCGCAGGCAAGCCGCTGGTCTTCGTGGTCAACGGCGCGACGCCCAAGGCGCGCATCACCTCCGAAGCCGCTGTCGCTCTGTCGCAGCACGGGACGGTCGCACCGATCACGCTCCACCATCGCACCGATTTCGCGGCCTCGATGATCGACGGGCGCACGGTCATGGAAGTCGACCCCGAAAGCCGCAGCGCCGCCGAAGTCACCGCGCTGTGGAAATATGTCTCCGACCGGCTCGAAAAGAATTTCCGCCGCACCGTCTTCGCCGCGCCGAACATGCAGAGCGCGATGCCCAGCGCTCATCGCCCCCAGGGTGGCTTCGGCCGCCGGGTGGCGCAGTAA
- a CDS encoding SPOR domain-containing protein, with the protein MASSSLIRTLGGSAMAACLLAMGAPALADVKAGVDAWSAGDYATAVREWSGPAQAGDADAQFNLAQAYRLGRGVDADKAQAEALYAAAAAQGHVQASDNYGLMLFEDGRREAAMPYIEAAAGRGDPRAQYLLGVAHFNGDLAEKDWPRAYALLTLANNSGLPQARAAMAQMDEFVPLADRQQAQVLAQQIKSEADANRARQLAAIDLGGAPVAVPTATAPARAAAPVPAATRPVEVARADSAGADYTLPEGRGQPVPAATRATPVPGKPAAQAAPVTASIPASASARMSGEWKLQLGAFGNSGNADRLTSRLTGNAALGGARVEQEAAGRLTKVMAVGYPSRDAAEAACSALKRGGQDCLVTR; encoded by the coding sequence ATGGCATCTTCTTCCCTTATTCGCACTCTTGGCGGCAGCGCCATGGCCGCCTGCCTCCTTGCCATGGGCGCACCCGCGCTCGCGGATGTGAAGGCCGGGGTCGATGCCTGGTCGGCGGGCGACTACGCCACGGCGGTGCGCGAATGGTCGGGGCCCGCGCAGGCGGGCGATGCCGATGCGCAGTTCAATCTGGCGCAGGCCTACAGGCTGGGGCGCGGGGTGGATGCGGACAAGGCGCAGGCCGAAGCGCTCTATGCCGCCGCCGCCGCGCAGGGCCATGTCCAGGCATCGGACAATTACGGGCTTATGCTGTTCGAGGATGGGCGGCGCGAGGCGGCCATGCCCTATATCGAGGCGGCTGCCGGCCGGGGCGATCCGCGCGCGCAATATCTCCTCGGTGTGGCGCATTTCAACGGCGATCTGGCGGAAAAGGACTGGCCGCGCGCCTATGCGCTGTTGACGCTCGCCAATAATAGCGGCCTGCCGCAGGCCCGCGCGGCGATGGCGCAGATGGACGAATTCGTGCCTCTCGCCGATCGCCAGCAGGCGCAGGTCCTCGCCCAGCAGATCAAGAGCGAGGCTGACGCCAATCGTGCGCGTCAGCTCGCCGCGATCGATCTCGGCGGCGCGCCGGTGGCAGTGCCGACCGCGACCGCCCCGGCGCGCGCTGCCGCTCCTGTTCCTGCTGCAACGCGCCCGGTCGAAGTGGCGCGGGCGGATAGTGCCGGGGCCGATTACACGCTGCCCGAAGGTCGTGGCCAACCGGTCCCCGCCGCCACGCGAGCGACGCCGGTTCCAGGCAAGCCCGCAGCGCAGGCCGCCCCTGTCACCGCAAGCATTCCGGCAAGTGCGAGCGCGCGGATGTCGGGCGAATGGAAATTGCAGCTCGGCGCTTTCGGCAATTCCGGCAATGCCGATCGCCTGACAAGCCGTCTGACAGGCAATGCCGCTCTCGGCGGTGCGCGTGTCGAGCAGGAAGCCGCCGGGCGCCTCACCAAAGTGATGGCGGTCGGCTATCCCAGCCGCGATGCTGCCGAGGCTGCGTGTTCGGCGCTGAAACGCGGCGGACAGGACTGCCTCGTTACCCGCTGA
- a CDS encoding YrhK family protein: MANMLKTLVKDYGWIHTSLGVTGNATFVVGSVLFLPQFDNLQKLAVWLFIVGSVLMLVGALGSLAVKLYDDR, translated from the coding sequence ATGGCGAATATGCTGAAGACGCTGGTCAAGGATTACGGCTGGATACACACCTCGCTCGGCGTGACCGGCAATGCCACATTCGTGGTCGGAAGCGTCCTCTTTCTCCCGCAATTCGACAATTTGCAGAAACTTGCCGTTTGGCTCTTCATCGTCGGGTCGGTGCTGATGCTGGTGGGCGCGCTGGGCAGCTTGGCGGTCAAACTGTACGACGATAGATAA
- a CDS encoding DUF418 domain-containing protein has product MTETHAIAAASPDQPQARAAPLGASPDRIASLDFIRGIAVMGILAANIVAFGQPFAAYMYPDAFLTPHGEAENWMWVAQFVLVDGKMRALFSLLFGAGLYLFLEKAWARGQGRWLQVRRLLWLGLFGLLHFFLIWTGDILFLYAVSGLAVLPFAKMARRNQFILGVLGYCVGGVVYAAMAASMVMSANGTIPGNAETRAEVQGVMVDAQDEAIAEDMIDADLIASGDYGGLVARNVTVNATEPLSMLLLFWLETLPLMLMGMALYRKGLFSGAVDRRKQKLWGWAGVLVGGALTLWIALAVRASGFGYWDTLAAFIGWSHFPRLFMGLGLLALLALWGETARGWLAVRVSAAGRAAFTNYLGTSIVMMLVFHGWAGGLFGELTRGALYGVVVIAWGVMLLWSKPWLDRYRYGPLEWLWRCLTYGRIFALRR; this is encoded by the coding sequence ATGACTGAAACGCACGCAATAGCTGCCGCATCACCCGACCAGCCGCAAGCGCGTGCAGCACCGCTCGGCGCCTCGCCCGATCGGATCGCCAGCCTCGATTTCATCCGCGGCATCGCGGTGATGGGCATCCTCGCGGCGAATATCGTCGCCTTCGGCCAGCCGTTCGCCGCCTATATGTATCCCGACGCCTTCCTGACGCCGCATGGCGAGGCGGAGAACTGGATGTGGGTGGCGCAGTTCGTCCTCGTCGACGGCAAGATGCGCGCGCTGTTCTCGCTCCTGTTCGGTGCGGGGCTCTATCTGTTTCTCGAAAAGGCTTGGGCGCGCGGGCAGGGCCGCTGGCTTCAGGTGCGCCGCCTGTTGTGGCTGGGCCTGTTCGGCCTCCTCCATTTCTTCCTGATCTGGACCGGCGACATCCTGTTCCTTTACGCGGTCTCCGGTCTCGCCGTGCTGCCCTTCGCGAAGATGGCGCGCCGCAACCAGTTCATCCTCGGCGTGCTGGGATATTGTGTCGGCGGGGTGGTCTATGCCGCGATGGCAGCCTCGATGGTGATGAGCGCAAACGGGACCATTCCCGGCAATGCCGAGACGCGGGCCGAAGTCCAGGGCGTTATGGTCGACGCGCAGGACGAGGCGATCGCCGAGGACATGATCGACGCCGATCTGATCGCGAGCGGCGATTATGGCGGGCTGGTCGCGCGCAATGTCACTGTCAACGCGACCGAGCCGCTATCCATGCTGCTGCTGTTCTGGCTCGAAACCCTTCCGCTAATGCTGATGGGCATGGCGCTGTATCGCAAGGGATTGTTCTCGGGCGCGGTGGATCGCCGCAAGCAGAAGCTCTGGGGCTGGGCCGGCGTGCTGGTCGGCGGGGCGCTGACGCTCTGGATCGCACTCGCGGTTCGCGCCAGTGGATTCGGGTATTGGGACACGCTGGCCGCCTTCATCGGCTGGTCGCATTTCCCGCGTCTGTTCATGGGGCTGGGCCTGCTCGCGCTGCTAGCGCTGTGGGGCGAAACCGCGCGCGGCTGGCTGGCGGTGCGCGTATCGGCGGCGGGCCGGGCGGCCTTCACCAATTATCTCGGGACCTCGATCGTGATGATGCTCGTCTTCCATGGCTGGGCGGGGGGCCTGTTCGGCGAGTTGACGCGCGGCGCGCTGTATGGAGTCGTGGTGATCGCCTGGGGCGTGATGCTGCTCTGGTCGAAACCGTGGCTGGACCGGTATCGCTACGGCCCGCTCGAATGGCTCTGGCGGTGCCTCACTTATGGCCGCATCTTCGCGCTCCGGCGTTAA
- a CDS encoding ferredoxin: MYVCICNAIRENDLRRMARHCPGDAEACYAALGKTPNCGACLCEADEIVDEEREMAFVPEHVAA, translated from the coding sequence GTGTACGTCTGTATCTGCAACGCCATCCGCGAAAACGATCTGCGCCGCATGGCCCGCCATTGTCCGGGCGATGCGGAGGCCTGCTATGCCGCCCTCGGCAAAACGCCCAATTGCGGCGCGTGCCTGTGCGAAGCGGACGAGATCGTGGACGAGGAACGCGAAATGGCCTTCGTTCCCGAACACGTCGCGGCCTGA
- the bfr gene encoding bacterioferritin encodes MKGDEKVIEYLNKALTNELTAINQYWLHYRVLDNWGVFKLAAYERKESIEEMEHADWLADRILFLDGLPNFQALHKLKVGESVKEVLEADLALEMEAIPLLREAAEYCQQVKDFTSGQLFEKILRNEEEHVDFLEKQFDMIVRMGEQNYIQLQSAAAGEDGNEGGAWGLGGGDGNGN; translated from the coding sequence GTGAAGGGCGACGAAAAGGTCATCGAATATCTCAACAAGGCGCTCACCAACGAGCTGACCGCGATCAACCAGTATTGGCTGCATTACCGCGTGCTGGACAATTGGGGCGTGTTCAAGCTCGCCGCTTACGAGCGCAAGGAATCGATCGAGGAGATGGAGCACGCCGACTGGCTGGCGGACCGCATCCTGTTTCTCGACGGGCTGCCCAATTTCCAGGCGCTGCACAAATTGAAGGTCGGCGAATCGGTCAAGGAAGTGCTGGAAGCCGATCTCGCGCTGGAGATGGAGGCCATCCCGCTGCTGCGCGAAGCTGCCGAATACTGCCAGCAAGTCAAGGATTTCACCTCCGGCCAGCTGTTCGAGAAGATCCTGCGCAACGAGGAAGAGCATGTCGATTTCCTCGAAAAGCAGTTCGACATGATCGTGCGCATGGGCGAGCAGAACTACATCCAGCTTCAGAGCGCGGCTGCCGGGGAAGACGGCAATGAAGGCGGCGCCTGGGGCCTCGGGGGCGGAGACGGCAACGGCAATTGA
- a CDS encoding DUF2721 domain-containing protein has translation MIVDLLSSAVPVASDILQRTASTPRVQQIVSLSLAPAFLLAAIGAIMNVLVSRMIWIANRIERIDDRIEDGRTDPQDEERVWLEKRRALAQVAVMFGTGAASVISLVIALLFISAWIEAQIGTLIATCWILTMVLLIIGLIYFFRETRLAAVGIKPPRSSRKRLWRRRERNRD, from the coding sequence ATGATCGTCGACCTCTTAAGCTCCGCCGTCCCGGTTGCGTCCGATATCCTCCAGCGCACGGCAAGCACGCCGCGCGTGCAGCAGATCGTTTCGCTAAGCCTCGCGCCCGCCTTCCTGCTGGCCGCGATCGGGGCGATCATGAATGTGCTGGTCAGCCGCATGATCTGGATCGCGAACCGGATCGAGCGCATCGACGACCGAATCGAGGATGGAAGGACCGACCCGCAGGACGAGGAACGCGTCTGGCTAGAAAAAAGGCGCGCGCTGGCGCAGGTCGCGGTCATGTTCGGCACCGGCGCCGCATCGGTCATCAGCCTGGTGATCGCGTTGCTGTTCATCAGCGCATGGATCGAGGCGCAGATCGGCACGCTGATCGCGACCTGCTGGATCCTGACCATGGTGCTGCTGATTATCGGCCTGATCTATTTCTTCCGCGAGACCCGCCTCGCCGCGGTCGGGATCAAACCCCCGCGCTCGTCCCGCAAGCGTCTTTGGCGACGCCGCGAGCGCAATCGCGACTGA